Genomic window (Equus asinus isolate D_3611 breed Donkey chromosome 8, EquAss-T2T_v2, whole genome shotgun sequence):
ggaaacactGGATTCCAGTTGGTTTAACGCAGGAGGGTCAGAACTGGGTGCAGTGGTTTCCTCTCCGGGCCGGGAGAGCCAGCAGCTCGGGGCTTCGTCTTAAGGCTGGCTCTCCCCACGGCCTGCTGCCTGTCTGGCCTGTGGTTTGGGAGGGTGGGGTAGGCATGACCAGCCCATCTGTCCAGGGCAGAGCCCCCACTGAGGACAGCAGCATGGAGCGGTGGCAGATAGCAGAAGGGGACAGGTGTTGGGAGGAAGCTGGGTGCTGCCTCTCCCTGCGCACCGGGTAGTGAGGGAGCGCCTTCCCTCACAGCTGACCTTCCCTGTAATTGGGTTTCTCCTGCTGCTTCCAGAACATGGCAGAGAAGTTTCTCGATGGAGAGCTTCCTCTCGACTCCTTCATCGATGTCTACCAGAGCAAGCGGAAACTGGCCCACATGCGCAGAGTTAAAATTGAGAAGCTCCAGGAGATGGTGCTGAAGGGGCAGAGACTTCCGCAGGCCCCAGCTCCGGCCCCGCTGCCCCCCAGGGTGCCCGAACCAGTGCCTGCTGCCCCCCTGCCCTACTCCACCTCGGAGGCCAGCGGGCCCCCGTCAGTCGTGCCTCGGCGCATCCCACCCCCACCGCCCCTGGTGCCTGCAGGACGGTCAGCCACGCCATTTACCGCCGCCTTGGCCTCAGGACAGGCCTTTCCGTACCCAGGATCACAGTGCCCGCCCCTGCCCCCCCGCGTGGGCCTTCCCCCGCCCCAAGGATTCTCCACACAGTTTGTGTCACCATACCCGCCACCTCTCCCCCAGAGACCCCCACCCCGGCTGCCTCACCAGCCGGGCTTCATCCTCCAGTGAGTGGCCCTCGGCCTCCTGGGAGGCTCCCTCACCTGCGCCTGCTGGCCGGGGTTCCGCACACACTGGGGAGGCTTCGAGGACCAGGTGCTCTGCCAAGGGCTCTGGTGCCCTGGGCCGGGATGTCCATCTGATTTTAGAACTGTAGGTCAGTGGTAAGTAGACGTAGAAACCAGTCGTGTACACCCAGGCGGCTGTGTGTGCTGGGCCTCCGCCTGGCATCCCTGTGGTTGCGCTGGTTTGCGTTCTCGGTATCATTTCTAAGTCTCGTAGTGTTGATGAACTCACGAGTTTGGAGGAAAAAGCCTCCCTCCGTTCCTGTTTAGAATCGTGGTCCTCCTGTTGCAGCTTTATCTAGTAAGCATGGTTCATCATTTCTGGTTTGTTTTCAAAAGACAGTTGTGTGTGTCCCAGCCCGCCGCCCGCCGCAGCCCCTGGTACGGGTTGGTTGGGTGGGCTAGCCCGGAAGGTGCTTGCTTAATCTGTGTGGGGTGGTCGTCAGTCACCCCCTCCTCTCCTGAACGTGGGTGTTTCAAAGCCACACGCAGAGTTTGCACTTGGCCCACTGCCACGGCCTCGCCGGGCGAGTTGCGGCCGGCCCTGAGGAGATGGCTCCGAGCTGGACTTTGCACAGCAGATGATGTTCCGGgctctcctgctctccctccgCCTCGAGCCAGCCCTGAGGGTTTCTATGAAGAAATACTCCCCCCATATTTTTACTACATGtgtaattttcctattttttattggCAAAGAAAACTTTTTTGACACAAGACCATTCAGGGAAACTATAAAAATGCACATACTGTTCTGAGCAGAGTGAAGTGCACACGAAGTGAATGCAGTGCCCTTCTTGGAAGTAGTGCCCAGTCGCACCGCGGCCCGTGCTGTGCCTTAGCTTCACCTGGTGCCAGTGAGGGGCGGCCGTGGCTCCCCTGTGGGCCTCAGGACGGGCAGGCGGTGGGGGCTGTTACCAGCTGCTGTTGCCACCACCCTTGGTGGCTCTAGGTTCCACAGGGGCTTGTTTGCATTGTTTTGTTGCCGCTGGAGGAAAAGTCTGCCCACCTTGAGCCAGGATCCTCTTAGCCAGTGTTCTCTGCCCCTGGCTGGCTGGGCCTCAGGACACGAGTGGGGCAGGGATGCCAGCAGCATTCAGCTGGGTTTGGAGAAGCCCGCCCCCTGAGATTAGAGGGCCCCAGCACACTCAGACCTCTGGCAGCGCCCCAggctcttccttcccctctgggtTCTCACCCACACGTGCCGAATTCCCAGGGctcgtgggggtggggggaaggccaCCCCCCACCTGCTGGCAAAAAAGGGCTGTGTGCTCATTGGTGAACCCCTGGCCCCAGCCTGTGACCACTCACCCAGCTGGCTGCCACCCAGGTGACAGAATCAAGGCAGAGCTCAAATGGCATCTGTCCCAGCGGGCCACGGGCAAGGCCACCAAACTTTGTACTCAATTACTGTGCAGTTCTCCTGGACTTGAACTCTGTGTcataattgtctttttaaaagctgTACAGGACTCAGTGCCATGCCAATCAGGTGGGCCTGCCATGTTCTGTGAATCTTGAGAGTGCGGTGCCACCACCCGATACCTCTGCCACGTGCCCCGCTGTCGGGGTGCCCGCAGCCCGCACGGGGCGCAGCCAAACGTGTGAGCTCGATGTTGACATGGTGCAGGGGCCTCCAGGCTGGCCTCGCCATCTCTGCAGGGCCACGTCTGAGCTGTGTTTGTAAAGCTGTAGGACCCTTTTTAATAAAGAGAGAATTGTTAACAACAGCGCTGTCATTTATTTACCTG
Coding sequences:
- the VPS37B gene encoding vacuolar protein sorting-associated protein 37B isoform X1: MAGAASEARFAGLSLVQLNELLEDEGQLTEMVQKMEETQNVQLNKEMTLASNRSLAEGNLLYQPQLDALKARLTQKYQELQVLFEAYQIKKTKLDKQSSSASLETLLALLQAEGAKIEEDTENMAEKFLDGELPLDSFIDVYQSKRKLAHMRRVKIEKLQEMVLKGQRLPQAPAPAPLPPRVPEPVPAAPLPYSTSEASGPPSVVPRRIPPPPPLVPAGRSATPFTAALASGQAFPYPGSQCPPLPPRVGLPPPQGFSTQFVSPYPPPLPQRPPPRLPHQPGFILQ
- the VPS37B gene encoding vacuolar protein sorting-associated protein 37B isoform X2, whose translation is MTLASNRSLAEGNLLYQPQLDALKARLTQKYQELQVLFEAYQIKKTKLDKQSSSASLETLLALLQAEGAKIEEDTENMAEKFLDGELPLDSFIDVYQSKRKLAHMRRVKIEKLQEMVLKGQRLPQAPAPAPLPPRVPEPVPAAPLPYSTSEASGPPSVVPRRIPPPPPLVPAGRSATPFTAALASGQAFPYPGSQCPPLPPRVGLPPPQGFSTQFVSPYPPPLPQRPPPRLPHQPGFILQ